A window from Syntrophorhabdales bacterium encodes these proteins:
- a CDS encoding tripartite tricarboxylate transporter substrate binding protein yields the protein MKLTHLCLIILFCVLAFEIVAPSASHGAGYPDHNIQLIIPNVAGAQMDITSRMLASELEKIINAKIIPNNRPGAGSVLGTDAALRSKKDGYTLLYGTASAMVYAPVANPDVVHYDPIKDAEPLGMHYFFPQTITVRADAPWKNFKEFVEYAKKNPGKIRVSTMGVGSQPHFVLEMLQSIAGIQLTHVPFEGGESVITAVLGGHVEATCDTLAKVKGQVEGGKMKMLLITNKMPGYPDVPTIQELGYKQTLPGGWFGMYAPAGIPDDVKKVLVPAVEKAVKATKARIDALGNLCEYKTPAEVVKITEEEYKRAAEIAKKMGLRK from the coding sequence ATGAAACTGACACATCTCTGTTTGATCATTTTGTTTTGCGTGTTGGCATTTGAGATCGTGGCGCCTTCTGCGTCGCATGGCGCAGGGTATCCCGATCACAACATCCAGCTCATCATACCCAATGTTGCGGGTGCACAGATGGATATCACCAGCCGCATGCTGGCCTCCGAGTTGGAAAAGATCATCAACGCGAAGATCATACCCAACAATCGTCCAGGCGCAGGGAGCGTGCTTGGTACGGATGCTGCCCTCAGGTCAAAAAAGGACGGCTACACCCTTCTGTACGGCACAGCCTCAGCCATGGTATACGCACCGGTCGCCAATCCGGACGTTGTCCATTACGATCCGATCAAAGATGCTGAGCCTCTTGGTATGCATTATTTCTTTCCCCAGACGATCACCGTCAGGGCAGATGCGCCCTGGAAGAATTTCAAGGAATTTGTCGAATATGCGAAAAAGAATCCCGGTAAAATCCGTGTAAGCACCATGGGTGTCGGGTCTCAGCCGCACTTTGTTCTTGAAATGCTGCAATCCATTGCAGGTATTCAGTTAACCCACGTTCCCTTCGAGGGCGGGGAATCGGTGATTACTGCGGTTCTGGGCGGACACGTGGAGGCCACCTGTGACACGCTGGCGAAAGTGAAAGGTCAGGTAGAAGGTGGAAAGATGAAGATGCTTCTGATCACCAACAAAATGCCCGGCTATCCGGATGTCCCGACCATTCAGGAGTTGGGGTACAAGCAGACATTGCCGGGAGGCTGGTTCGGCATGTATGCGCCGGCGGGTATTCCCGACGACGTCAAGAAAGTGCTCGTGCCTGCCGTTGAGAAAGCAGTAAAGGCTACCAAGGCCCGCATTGACGCGCTCGGCAATCTTTGTGAATACAAGACTCCTGCGGAAGTCGTGAAGATCACCGAGGAGGAATACAAGCGGGCTGCTGAAATAGCAAAGAAAATGGGCCTGCGTAAGTAG
- a CDS encoding tripartite tricarboxylate transporter TctB family protein has translation MGKSDRVSGSFWFLFCLFIIYQSYKLGLGNVYQPGPGFLFFWTGIVVAIMALVVVAQSFRVKPQEEAAEAPAGKRTVTKVILVLVALFIYAALMEYLGFFIVTLLLFFFLLKVIEKKKWWFAAAVSILVTFFSYLIFETALQSQLPKGILGFLRF, from the coding sequence ATGGGTAAGTCCGACCGAGTCAGCGGATCATTCTGGTTTCTTTTTTGCCTTTTCATAATATACCAGTCATACAAACTGGGGTTGGGTAATGTCTATCAACCCGGTCCGGGTTTTCTTTTCTTCTGGACAGGTATTGTTGTGGCAATCATGGCACTCGTGGTTGTGGCTCAGTCCTTCAGAGTGAAGCCGCAGGAAGAGGCCGCAGAAGCGCCCGCGGGAAAGCGGACCGTGACCAAAGTTATCCTTGTTCTGGTCGCCCTCTTCATCTACGCTGCCCTTATGGAATACCTCGGGTTCTTCATTGTTACGCTGCTTCTTTTCTTCTTTCTTTTGAAAGTTATCGAAAAAAAGAAATGGTGGTTTGCGGCCGCCGTGAGCATCCTTGTGACCTTTTTTTCATACCTGATCTTTGAAACGGCTTTGCAGTCCCAACTCCCGAAAGGGATTCTGGGTTTCTTGAGATTTTAA
- a CDS encoding tripartite tricarboxylate transporter permease, which yields MLDILQNVGYGFQVALQPANLMYCFFGVLIGTLVGVLPGLGPAAAIALLLPTTFHVSPVSATIMLAGIFYGAMYGGSTTSILVNIPGEAASVVTCIDGYQMARKGRAGAALGISAFGSFIAGTFSVIALTFVGPFLANIALAFGPPEYFSLMIVGITVLTYLSSGSMLKSLMMAGVGLILSGVGMDTIAGKYRFTFDIPALLDGVGVVPVAMGLFGISEVLLNLETEIKRDLLTTKVKNLFPSVKDWALSIWPIIRGSILGFFLGIIPGGGAVIASFASYAIEKKIAKHPEEFGKGAIQGVAGPEAANNAGAGGSFIPLLTLGIPANPVTAILLGALMIHGLTPGPLLIKDAPDLFWGTIVSMYIGNGMLLVLNLPLIPLWVKVLKVPYFILYPLILLFCLIGAYSLDNNISDVIIMLVFGITGFLMKKYRYDGAPMILALVLGQKLETSLRRALIMSHGDFSVFVTRPISLGFLIIAVLLLIVPIVTGRKKLSTLAEE from the coding sequence ATGCTAGATATTCTCCAGAATGTGGGTTACGGTTTTCAGGTTGCCCTTCAGCCTGCCAATCTCATGTACTGCTTTTTCGGCGTACTCATTGGGACGTTGGTAGGGGTTCTGCCTGGCTTGGGGCCTGCTGCGGCCATCGCGCTCTTACTCCCGACAACCTTTCATGTCTCCCCTGTTTCAGCAACTATCATGCTTGCGGGCATATTCTACGGAGCAATGTACGGAGGATCAACAACCTCCATATTGGTCAATATACCCGGCGAAGCCGCTTCGGTGGTTACCTGTATAGATGGCTACCAGATGGCGCGAAAAGGCAGGGCAGGTGCTGCATTAGGGATTTCGGCGTTCGGCTCTTTTATTGCGGGCACTTTTTCAGTCATTGCTCTCACCTTCGTAGGACCCTTCCTCGCGAATATAGCGCTCGCATTCGGTCCACCTGAATATTTCTCCCTCATGATCGTGGGTATCACTGTACTCACGTACCTGAGCAGCGGATCAATGCTCAAGTCACTGATGATGGCAGGAGTCGGACTCATCCTTTCGGGCGTGGGAATGGACACCATTGCAGGAAAATACCGGTTTACGTTTGATATTCCGGCGCTGCTGGACGGTGTCGGCGTTGTGCCTGTTGCCATGGGTCTTTTCGGCATATCCGAAGTTCTTCTGAACCTGGAGACGGAGATCAAGCGCGACCTGCTGACGACTAAAGTTAAGAACCTGTTCCCTTCGGTCAAAGACTGGGCTCTCTCCATATGGCCGATTATACGCGGTTCAATCCTAGGGTTTTTCCTCGGTATCATTCCTGGCGGCGGCGCGGTCATTGCTTCATTCGCCTCTTACGCTATAGAGAAAAAGATTGCAAAGCACCCGGAAGAGTTTGGCAAGGGTGCCATCCAGGGGGTTGCAGGTCCTGAGGCTGCCAACAATGCTGGTGCTGGCGGTTCCTTCATTCCTCTCCTGACGCTCGGTATACCGGCGAACCCGGTGACTGCTATACTCCTTGGCGCCCTCATGATCCATGGTTTGACTCCCGGCCCTCTCCTGATAAAAGATGCACCCGACCTCTTCTGGGGCACTATCGTGAGTATGTACATCGGCAACGGCATGCTCCTCGTGCTCAACCTTCCGCTTATCCCCTTGTGGGTGAAGGTGCTCAAGGTCCCCTATTTCATTCTTTATCCCCTCATACTGCTCTTCTGCCTGATCGGTGCGTATAGCCTTGATAACAACATTTCAGACGTGATCATCATGCTGGTGTTTGGAATCACGGGGTTCCTGATGAAGAAATATCGTTATGACGGCGCACCGATGATACTCGCGCTGGTTCTCGGGCAGAAACTGGAGACGTCACTTCGCAGGGCGCTGATCATGTCCCACGGTGACTTCTCAGTGTTCGTCACCCGTCCGATCTCTCTGGGCTTCCTGATCATTGCTGTACTACTTCTGATTGTCCCGATCGTGACAGGGCGGAAGAAGCTGTCGACGCTGGCAGAGGAATGA
- a CDS encoding tripartite tricarboxylate transporter TctB family protein, whose product MLRVKSPQDLGAAIVFIVISLAGLFFGKDLTFGTASQMGPGFFPTWLNFAILAIGIATGVKALSVDGPSIERFQIRPILFIVVAIAVFAILINTVGLALSAMLMTIFAAYARRTVKVTETILLAVGLAIFSVIVFVYMLGQAVPAWWGL is encoded by the coding sequence ATGCTTCGTGTAAAGAGCCCTCAGGATCTCGGGGCAGCGATTGTCTTTATAGTGATCAGTCTGGCCGGACTTTTCTTCGGCAAGGACCTTACCTTCGGCACAGCCTCACAGATGGGCCCCGGTTTCTTTCCCACCTGGCTCAACTTCGCGATCCTCGCCATCGGCATCGCCACCGGCGTGAAAGCATTGTCTGTCGACGGGCCCTCTATCGAACGATTCCAGATACGCCCGATTCTCTTCATCGTTGTGGCTATAGCAGTTTTTGCCATTCTCATCAACACAGTCGGTCTTGCACTGTCCGCAATGCTCATGACGATCTTCGCGGCTTACGCGCGGCGCACCGTGAAGGTGACCGAAACAATCCTGCTTGCCGTGGGGCTCGCCATTTTCAGCGTGATTGTGTTTGTCTACATGCTCGGACAAGCAGTGCCTGCCTGGTGGGGTCTGTAG
- a CDS encoding tripartite tricarboxylate transporter permease: protein MEINLIHNLAVGFGAAASFKNIGFALIGCLVGTLIGVLPGIGPVATIAMLLPITFGLDPLGSLIMLAGIFYGAQYGGSTTSILVNMPGEVSSIVTCIDGHQMARQGRAGAALAVAALGSFFAGCVSTVFVAAFGPPLAAIAQEFNSPDYFSLMVLGLVTAVVLAHGSVIKAIGMVLVGLLFGLVGTDVNSGVTRYTFGVSDLWDGIDFLPLVIGMFGIVEIILNLEQPTMPRSAAATRFRELWPTKKDFRESWRAVLRGTALGSILGILPGGGAVLASFASYTVEKKIAKDPSRFGKGAIEGVAGPESANNAAAQTSFIPLLTLGLPSNAVMALMMGAMIIMGIQPGASVMNTRPDLFWGLVASMWIGNAMLVVINLPLIGMWVRLLTVPYRFLYPAILLFCVIGVYATNPNVAQLMLTALFAVFGYVLTKFGCEPAPLILGFILGPLMEENLRRALVLSRGDPMVFIQRPISAILLAITVVIIALIVLPQIRRTREKAFQE, encoded by the coding sequence ATGGAGATTAATCTTATCCACAATCTGGCAGTTGGCTTCGGAGCGGCAGCCTCATTCAAAAATATCGGGTTTGCACTCATCGGCTGTCTCGTGGGCACACTCATCGGGGTGTTGCCCGGCATCGGGCCTGTCGCTACCATTGCCATGCTATTGCCGATCACCTTCGGACTCGATCCCTTGGGCTCGCTCATCATGCTCGCCGGCATCTTCTACGGCGCACAATATGGCGGTTCGACTACGTCGATCCTCGTGAATATGCCCGGCGAGGTATCGTCGATCGTAACGTGCATCGATGGCCACCAGATGGCCCGGCAGGGACGTGCCGGTGCAGCGCTCGCAGTGGCCGCCCTGGGATCTTTCTTTGCCGGTTGTGTCAGCACGGTTTTCGTAGCAGCCTTCGGCCCGCCGCTCGCGGCCATTGCCCAGGAATTTAACTCGCCGGACTATTTTTCGTTAATGGTCCTGGGCCTCGTCACCGCAGTGGTTCTTGCGCATGGATCGGTGATCAAGGCGATAGGGATGGTTCTTGTCGGTTTACTCTTCGGCCTGGTCGGAACGGATGTCAACAGCGGGGTCACGCGCTACACGTTCGGCGTTTCGGATCTGTGGGACGGCATCGACTTTCTCCCCTTGGTCATCGGCATGTTCGGCATCGTCGAAATTATCCTTAACCTGGAACAGCCCACTATGCCTCGTTCGGCAGCGGCCACAAGGTTCAGGGAACTCTGGCCGACCAAGAAGGATTTCAGAGAATCCTGGCGCGCGGTGCTGCGCGGCACCGCTCTCGGTTCGATCCTCGGCATATTGCCGGGCGGCGGTGCCGTCCTGGCCTCATTCGCGAGCTATACCGTTGAGAAGAAAATCGCTAAAGACCCGAGCCGGTTCGGCAAGGGTGCCATCGAAGGCGTGGCAGGGCCCGAATCGGCCAACAATGCAGCCGCACAGACCTCCTTTATTCCCTTGCTCACCCTGGGATTGCCATCTAATGCAGTGATGGCCCTGATGATGGGAGCGATGATCATAATGGGCATCCAGCCCGGTGCTTCCGTGATGAACACCCGTCCGGACCTCTTCTGGGGACTCGTTGCCAGCATGTGGATCGGCAACGCGATGTTGGTGGTGATCAATCTTCCGCTGATCGGCATGTGGGTCCGGCTGCTCACCGTGCCCTATCGTTTCCTCTACCCCGCAATTCTCCTCTTCTGCGTCATCGGTGTGTATGCGACCAACCCGAACGTAGCCCAACTGATGCTCACGGCCCTCTTCGCCGTGTTCGGTTATGTTCTCACGAAGTTCGGGTGTGAGCCCGCACCGCTGATTCTGGGTTTCATTCTCGGCCCGCTCATGGAGGAGAACCTTCGTCGCGCCCTGGTGCTGTCGCGCGGCGATCCGATGGTCTTCATTCAGAGACCGATTTCGGCGATCCTGCTGGCCATTACTGTCGTTATCATAGCCTTGATCGTGTTGCCTCAGATTAGAAGAACCCGTGAGAAAGCGTTCCAGGAATGA
- a CDS encoding tripartite tricarboxylate transporter substrate binding protein, whose translation MKVRSKLMLHSFVLAIVMAVIAAAVPIAAHAQQYPKQDIHLVCAFPPGSGADVLVRYFGDKLHPITNRTIIVDNKAGAQGNIATEYTARAKPDGYTIYVHAASTVAASMHLFKKPPVDVTKALLIAATINQQPFMMVVDAKSPYKTVAEVTAAMKKKGAKASYATSAPNGTLMGEVYKAKTGVQALEINYKTAQDSLNEMLSGKTDYGMMDPQYSMAQAREGRLRILAVSSGKRLQASPDIPTMKESGVDMDLTGWWAAMVPAKTPKPIVAKINEWFTQIVKTDETKKFLASYGGDPFVISPEEGQALFIKTEKEWGEYIKLAKIEPKG comes from the coding sequence ATGAAAGTGAGATCGAAATTGATGTTGCACTCCTTTGTGCTGGCCATAGTTATGGCCGTGATAGCGGCCGCGGTGCCGATTGCCGCTCATGCACAGCAGTATCCAAAGCAGGATATTCACCTCGTCTGCGCCTTTCCGCCGGGCAGTGGGGCCGACGTGCTGGTTCGGTATTTCGGCGATAAACTCCACCCCATCACAAACCGAACGATCATTGTGGACAACAAGGCCGGGGCCCAAGGCAATATCGCGACCGAATACACTGCAAGGGCAAAACCGGATGGCTACACCATTTACGTCCATGCGGCCAGCACCGTGGCGGCAAGTATGCACCTATTTAAGAAGCCGCCCGTCGACGTGACTAAAGCGCTCCTGATTGCGGCAACGATCAACCAGCAGCCTTTCATGATGGTTGTTGATGCAAAGAGTCCCTACAAGACTGTCGCCGAGGTGACTGCTGCCATGAAAAAGAAAGGGGCAAAGGCCAGCTACGCGACATCGGCTCCAAACGGCACATTGATGGGCGAGGTCTATAAGGCCAAGACAGGCGTCCAGGCCCTGGAGATAAACTATAAGACCGCGCAGGATTCCTTGAACGAAATGCTCAGCGGCAAAACAGACTACGGCATGATGGACCCTCAATACTCGATGGCCCAGGCACGGGAAGGAAGACTGCGAATCCTTGCCGTCAGCAGCGGAAAAAGGCTGCAGGCAAGCCCGGATATCCCCACCATGAAAGAATCCGGAGTCGACATGGACCTGACCGGGTGGTGGGCTGCGATGGTGCCCGCCAAGACCCCTAAACCGATCGTCGCCAAGATAAACGAGTGGTTCACTCAGATTGTAAAAACAGATGAAACAAAGAAGTTCCTGGCCAGTTACGGCGGCGATCCTTTTGTCATCTCACCCGAAGAAGGTCAAGCGCTTTTCATAAAAACTGAGAAAGAATGGGGAGAGTATATCAAGTTGGCCAAGATCGAGCCGAAAGGCTAA
- a CDS encoding mandelate racemase/muconate lactonizing enzyme family protein has protein sequence MKITGVEMFPVSIAFKRKVKTSFRGMARDEGISEDNVVIRMYTDEGVSGLGEAGTWGIYYCGESQESIMAAIGTYLFREVLEGENPFNIDLIHKKMDEAVLRNSVSKSAVDFALYDIMGKALNVPVYQLIGGCYANQFPVTGAVLGIDTPEIMARVAKDALKDLGPEGRLLKVKLGLEYLKDVERVEAIREAVGPEHYLLLDCNGSLDVKEAIHFGQKVEAFAPVFLEQPVDYDDLEGLREVKRNVPVPVGACECAMTIEDMMRVIRMDAADFFNFKIDRLGGIYKGKQAVGMINAAGKWTLLSGQVSVGIAATARNHFAAATCTMFRPVASGVSGVFTIYPASYPEYTEVENVLVGGVKVEKGYAQVPPGPGLGIELKEQALEKFITTGKSRVLVGKKG, from the coding sequence ATGAAGATTACCGGCGTCGAGATGTTTCCGGTGAGCATTGCTTTCAAACGAAAAGTCAAAACGTCATTTCGAGGCATGGCGAGAGATGAAGGCATCAGTGAAGACAATGTAGTTATCAGGATGTATACCGATGAAGGAGTGTCCGGGCTGGGTGAGGCAGGCACGTGGGGGATCTACTACTGCGGAGAGAGTCAGGAATCGATCATGGCCGCTATTGGGACCTATCTTTTTCGCGAAGTGCTGGAAGGAGAAAATCCGTTCAATATTGATCTGATCCATAAAAAAATGGATGAAGCGGTACTCCGAAATTCAGTTTCCAAATCGGCTGTTGATTTTGCTCTTTACGATATCATGGGTAAAGCGCTCAACGTGCCGGTGTATCAGCTCATCGGCGGTTGCTATGCAAACCAATTCCCTGTAACCGGAGCCGTTCTCGGCATCGACACGCCGGAGATAATGGCGAGAGTTGCCAAGGATGCGCTAAAAGATCTGGGGCCGGAGGGCCGTTTGCTAAAAGTGAAGCTCGGGCTGGAATACCTGAAAGACGTCGAGCGGGTCGAGGCTATCCGCGAAGCGGTGGGCCCGGAGCATTATCTTTTACTGGACTGTAATGGGTCATTAGATGTGAAGGAGGCAATTCATTTCGGGCAGAAGGTTGAGGCGTTTGCACCGGTCTTTCTTGAACAGCCGGTCGACTATGATGACCTGGAGGGCTTGCGCGAGGTCAAGAGAAACGTGCCGGTTCCGGTAGGCGCATGCGAATGTGCTATGACGATCGAGGATATGATGCGTGTGATCAGAATGGACGCCGCTGATTTCTTCAATTTCAAGATCGATCGTTTAGGAGGTATCTATAAGGGAAAGCAGGCAGTGGGTATGATAAACGCGGCAGGCAAATGGACCCTGCTCTCGGGCCAGGTAAGCGTTGGTATTGCAGCGACGGCGCGCAACCACTTCGCTGCAGCAACCTGTACCATGTTTCGTCCTGTTGCCTCAGGTGTTTCCGGCGTCTTCACGATCTACCCCGCTTCTTACCCGGAATATACCGAGGTGGAGAATGTTCTCGTAGGCGGAGTTAAAGTTGAAAAAGGGTATGCCCAGGTTCCTCCGGGCCCAGGCCTTGGTATCGAACTCAAAGAGCAGGCTCTGGAGAAGTTCATTACGACAGGGAAGAGCCGCGTGCTTGTAGGGAAGAAGGGGTGA